The DNA region GTAAAGTAAAGGTGCTGGATGAATTTGCCTTTACCGGGTTCGTAGGTCCAGATATCGACATCCTGGCAGGACTGGATTGCAATATTGTTTTGTATGTTGTTATCGCCCTGTTGTGTAGCCTGTATTTGCAGATTGGTTGTCATGGGTGCGCAATAGTGGTCGGTAAATACAGGATCGCCGCATTTGGCAATGACTTCAGCCTTGGTATCACCGGTTTGGGTGACTTTGGTACCGCAGCGCAGGGTGTCCGCCTGGCAGCCCAGGCTTATGCTAATTAAGGCAAGGGGTAACAGTGGGTAAAGCGACGTGCGCAGCATGGGAGCTCCTTGGATCCGGGGATTGAAAAGGATTTACACCTGTTTTACTGAATCACCTATGAACCTGAACGTTTCTGATCAAACATGGGGACTAATCACGCGAAGGATTTCTAGTTACCCATGGCCTTGACCAATCGATCCAGCCAGCGTGACGGCAGAACGCGCTTCATAAAGCCTACCAGATAAGTCGGAAAGGTCACGTAATAGCGTACCTGGGGGCGCGGTGATTCCAACGCGTGGAGCAGGCGTTTGTATACAGCTTCGGGGCCGAGGGTAAATGGAGTTGTGGTCTCTTGTTTGGCCAGGCGCTCTATGGCTTTTTGATAGGTTTGGTGGTGTCGGCTTTGCTCCATATTAATGTTGTCATTCAGGGCCTTGAGGGCATTGTGTCGAAATTGGCTGCGGATCGGCCCGGGTTCTATCAAGCTGATATGGACACCACTCCCCATCAGTTCCAGGCGCAAGGTGTCGGTAATCCCTTCAATAGCATATTTGCTGGCGTTATAGGCGCCGCGCAAGGGCATAGCGGCAATACCCAATACAGAGCTGTTTTGAATGATTCGCCCGTTGCCCTGCTTGAGCATGACGGGCAATAACAGGTTGGTCAATTCCACCCAACCAAAGACATTGGTTTCGAATTGCCGGCGTAAGCTGTCGCGTGATAAATCTTCAATGGCTCCTGGCTGTCCGTAAGCGCCGTTATTAAATAGGGCAAAGAGGTTGCCACCCGTTAATGTCAATGTTTCCTGTACAGCAGAGTGGATGGAGCTTGAATCATTAAGATCCAGGTGTACCGATAAAAAACCTTCGCTACGTAAACGCTCTACATCATGTAATTGGCGGCAGCTGGCAATAACCTGGTAACCACGGGCGCGAAGCTGTTGTGCCGCGTAATAACCAATGCCGGTAGAGCATCCCGTCATCAAAATGGATTTGTGCATTTTTATAACCTTCGTGCATTAAAGATTTTCGTGTTG from Cellvibrio japonicus Ueda107 includes:
- a CDS encoding SDR family oxidoreductase, translating into MHKSILMTGCSTGIGYYAAQQLRARGYQVIASCRQLHDVERLRSEGFLSVHLDLNDSSSIHSAVQETLTLTGGNLFALFNNGAYGQPGAIEDLSRDSLRRQFETNVFGWVELTNLLLPVMLKQGNGRIIQNSSVLGIAAMPLRGAYNASKYAIEGITDTLRLELMGSGVHISLIEPGPIRSQFRHNALKALNDNINMEQSRHHQTYQKAIERLAKQETTTPFTLGPEAVYKRLLHALESPRPQVRYYVTFPTYLVGFMKRVLPSRWLDRLVKAMGN
- a CDS encoding DUF2845 domain-containing protein, with the translated sequence MLRTSLYPLLPLALISISLGCQADTLRCGTKVTQTGDTKAEVIAKCGDPVFTDHYCAPMTTNLQIQATQQGDNNIQNNIAIQSCQDVDIWTYEPGKGKFIQHLYFTEGRLRRIERGDRVD